Within Roseibium sp. HPY-6, the genomic segment CGATCAGTTCGCCCATCTTGGAGACACCTTCCCCGTACACAATATCGAACTCGACCTGCCGGAAGGGTGGCGCAAGCTTGTTCTTGACCACCTTGACCCGGGTCTGGTTGCCAACCACCTCGTCGCGATCCTTGATCGATCCGATCCGGCGGATATCCAGACGAACTGACGCATAGAATTTCAGCGCATTACCACCGGTCGTTGTTTCCGGAGAACCGAACATCACACCGATCTTCATCCGGATCTGGTTGATGAAGATGACCATCGTATTGGACTTCGAAATCGAGGCGGTAAGCTTGCGCAGCGCCTGGCTCATCAGGCGGGCCTGCATCCCCGGAAGGCTGTCGCCCATCTCGCCTTCCAGTTCGGCTTTGGGCGTCAACGCGGCAACGGAATCGATCACCAGCACATCAATGGCCCCGGACCGAACCAGCGTGTCGGCAATTTCAAGGGCCTGCTCTCCCGCATCGGGCTGCGAAATCAGAAGATTGTCAATATCGACACCGAGTTTGCGGGCGTAAAGCGGATCAAGCGCATGTTCGGCATCGACAAAGGCGCAAATACCGCCCTCTTTCTGGGCCTCTGCCACAGTATGCAGAGCAAGAGTTGTTTTACCGGATGATTCAGGACCATAAATCTCGACAATACGGCCACGGGGCAATCCACCAATACCAAGGGCGATATCGAGACCAAGGGATCCTGTCGAGACAGCTTGCACCTCAACGGCCTGCCCCTGTCCCATCCTCATTATGGAACCCTTGCCAAAGGAGCGTTCAATCTGGCTGAGCGCTGCATCCAACGCTTTTGTCTTATCCATCTGGCTGCTTTCTACGAGACGAAGTGTACTTTGCGACATGGCTCACGCTCCTTATTCCATGATGGACGCGTTGTTTCAATGGAGGGGTTTGTACACTATTTGTTCTATTTACGCAAGCCTCGCGAAGCAATTGGTTTTTAAATGAAAATGAAGCTTTGTTTCCAATATGTTCTGAAACGCGCCCACTGCTGGTAACCATGCGTCAGAACAGACGCTGATCATAGCGTGATTCTCTCCCGCTTCAGAATCATGCTGACGGATTGAGGTTGCCGAGTGCAGAACGATCTGTTAGCCCGCACCCCGTTGAGCAAAGGCAGCGCCCCCCAGGGTGCGCGCAAACCGGAAGCGCCAGACACGTGTCGACACAACCAGACTGCCGATTGATCTCGATTGGCGCGGTTCATCAGGATACGATCGCCCATGCACACATAAACGTGCACCGCGAGACGTCCACTCCTGCCCGCTTCAGCACCAGGCCCGGCGGCGTCGCAACGAACATTGCCCGAACGGCTTTGCGACTGGGCGTCGACGCCACGCTGGTCGGTCTTGTGGGAGCGGATTCGGCGGCTCGCGAACTCGCTGATCAGCTGACGGACGAAGGCCTGAAAATTGATCTCGTTCAGCGAAAAGGTTTTGCGACCGGTCGATACCTGGCGCTTCACGACCCGGACGGGTCGCTTGCCGCTGCCTGCGTAGACGACACGATCCTCACGGAAGCCTCCGAGAGCGTATTCGACAGTGTGATAGAAGCCGCGACACAACACGCCAGGCAGCGAACGATCTGGTTTCTTGACGCGAATTTACCCCAAGATACGCTGGCTCACATCGTCGCCAGATTGGGAAACGGCTTTGTCTTCGCCAACGCCGTTTCGGATGCAAAAGCCCCTCGCCTGAAAAAGCTTCTTCAAAAAATCGATTGCCTGACACTCAATCGGAGCGAAGCTGCAGCACTTTTGCAAATGACACCGGCATCGGCAGTACAAGATCTTGCACAAGCCTTGTCCGATCACGGACTAAAGAGCTTCATTCTCACGAGCGGCAGTGATGATCTTCTCGTGCAGACCGGCCATGGCCTTGAAAGAGTGTCGCCGCCGTCTACCGAAATTGTCGACGTAACCGGTGCGGG encodes:
- a CDS encoding PfkB family carbohydrate kinase; this encodes MSTQPDCRLISIGAVHQDTIAHAHINVHRETSTPARFSTRPGGVATNIARTALRLGVDATLVGLVGADSAARELADQLTDEGLKIDLVQRKGFATGRYLALHDPDGSLAAACVDDTILTEASESVFDSVIEAATQHARQRTIWFLDANLPQDTLAHIVARLGNGFVFANAVSDAKAPRLKKLLQKIDCLTLNRSEAAALLQMTPASAVQDLAQALSDHGLKSFILTSGSDDLLVQTGHGLERVSPPSTEIVDVTGAGDALSAGIIAALARGYTLKQAIPYGIKAAHLTLQSTGAFAENLSWDALSLDQTNGQ
- the recA gene encoding recombinase RecA, translated to MSQSTLRLVESSQMDKTKALDAALSQIERSFGKGSIMRMGQGQAVEVQAVSTGSLGLDIALGIGGLPRGRIVEIYGPESSGKTTLALHTVAEAQKEGGICAFVDAEHALDPLYARKLGVDIDNLLISQPDAGEQALEIADTLVRSGAIDVLVIDSVAALTPKAELEGEMGDSLPGMQARLMSQALRKLTASISKSNTMVIFINQIRMKIGVMFGSPETTTGGNALKFYASVRLDIRRIGSIKDRDEVVGNQTRVKVVKNKLAPPFRQVEFDIVYGEGVSKMGELIDLGVKGNVVEKSGSWFSYNSQRLGQGRENAKLFLKENQEIADEIELAIRQNAGLIAEAIIDPEGAEGAEEALED